CGCTGGACGAGCAGCAGGCGGGCGCGCGCGTGGCGGTGGACGCCCACAAGAAGAACCCCGGCGATTTCGTGCTGTGGAAGCTTTCCTCCGACAACGAACCCGGCTGGGAAAGCCCCTGGGGCCGCGGCCGCCCGGGCTGGCACATCGAATGCTCGGCCATGTCCGGCCGCTACCTCGGTGAAGTTTTCGACATTCACGGCGGCGGGCTCGACCTCATCTTTCCGCATCACGAGAACGAAATCGCCCAGTCCCGCTGCGCGCACGGCACGCATGTCATGGCCAATGTTTGGATGCATAACGGCTTTGTGCAGGTGGAAGGCCGCAAGATGTCGAAGTCCGAAGGCAACTTCGTGACAATCTATGAATTGCTCCACACGGACAAATTTGGCGGACGACAATGGCCGGGCGAGGTTCTGCGCCTTGCGATGCTGATGACCCATTATCGCGAGCCGATCGATTTCTCGGTGAAGCGTCTGGAAGAGGCCGAACGCCTGCTCGCCAAATGGCCGGTGGTAGAAGCCTCCAATGCCGCGCCGGATGAAACCGTGCTGGAGGCACTCGCAGACGATCTCAACACGGTCGCCGCTGTTCAGGCGCTCCATGCTCTCGCTCACGCCGCCAACACCGATGCATCCAGACTGCCCGCCTTCGCGGCCAGCGCCGCTCTGCTCGGCGTCCTCCCGAAGAAGGCGGAAATGGATGAGGCCATTGTATCGGCGGTCAATGCTCTGGTGGAATTGCGTCTGGAAATGCTGAAAGCGAAGAACTTTGCGGAGGCTGATCGCGTTCGCGATGAGCTTGCGGAAAAGGGTGTTCAGCTGAAGGACGGCAAGGATAAGGAAACCGGTGAGCGGACGACGACGTGGGAGTTGAAGCGCTAGGCTTGCATTGGTGGCTGGGGTTTACCCCCCTCTGCCCTGCCGGGCATCTCCCCCACAGGTGGGGAGATCAATCGCGGTTATCGCACGCCCAAATTTAACGTTGCGGATGAGTCAAGGAACGTGCTTCTTGCCGATCTCCCCACCTGTGGGGGAGATGCCCGGCAGGGCAGAGGGGGGCCAGACGGTCACCACAATCCGCTTGCGGTTTTGAATTACCTCAACCAATCTGAGGCAAAGCAGCTAAACGGCGAGCCAAATCATGCCGCATGCAGACGTAGACCCGGTGCATCGCAAATATGCGAAGCAAATGCGTAAAGTAATGACGGATGCCGAGCTAAAGCTCTGGAATGCTATTCGAGTCCATCGCCTTGAAGGCTTGAGTTTCCGCAGGCAAATGCCGATTGCCGGTTTTATCGTCGATTTCGCCTGTTCGGATCATCGCCTCGTCGTCGAAGTGGACGGTTCTCAACGTACATCTGATGCAGCACTACGCTACGATCAGGAAAGAACTGCGCGGCTTGAAAAAGACGGCTGGAACATCTTCCGCTTCTGGAACCACGAAGTCCTCACCGACTTAGATAATGTCTGTCTGCACATTATCAGGACAATCAGGGAGGACCGAGTATGACGACATATACGGGTGGATGCCAGTGCGGCGCGGTTCGATTTCGTGCCGTGGGCGATCTCAAAGACAGCTCCGTCTGCCATTGCCGCATGTGCCAGAAGGCGTTCGGAGCCTATTATGCGCCGCTGGTTTCCGTTCGCGAGGTGGAATTCGAGTGGACGCGGGGAGAGCCGAAGCGGTTTCAGTCTTCGAGCGTCATCAAGCGCGGATTTTGCTCCGAATGCGGAACGCCCCTCACCTATGAAGCGCCGGATGGCATGGCGATTGCGGCCGGTGCCTTTGACGATCCGTCGGCATTTCCGCCCACCATCCAGTGGGGCGTGGAGCGGAAGGTCGCCTTCGTGGATGACATCCACACCCTGCCCGCCGTTCCGACAGAAGACGACCTGACCTCAGTCGACTACCTTGCCAACCTCGTCTCCTATCAGCACCCCGACCACGACACCGAAAACTGGCCACCGGAGAACAGACAATGAGCGAAACGGGTTTTGCCGGGGGCTGCCAGTGCGGCGCCGTGCGGTTCCATGCGGGCAAGCTCAGCAGGCCCTCCATCTGCCATTGCCGCATGTGCCAGAAACATTTCGGAAATTTCTTTGGCGCACTTGTGACTGCCGATCAGGCACATCTGACATGGACACGCGGCCAGCCGTCCCTTTTTCGCTCGTCGCAGAAAATCCATCGCGGTTTCTGCAACAAGTGTGGCACACCTCTGACCTATCACTATCCTGGCGGTGTCGAGATCGCCATCGGCGCTTTCGATCATCCCGAAAAAATCGAGCCGCAGGTGCAGGTCAACATCCACAAGCGGATGCCGTGGATCGAGCAGCTCTTCTCCAAACCGGCAGTCGAACAGGGCGTTGACGAGGCCGAAATCACCTCCTACCAACACCCGGATCATGACACGGCCGAATGGCCGCCTGAGGAACGATAAAACATGACTGAAGAACTGCGCGGCCTCTATCCCCAGATCGAACCTTTCGAAACCGGCATGCTCGATGTCGGAGACGGCCATACCATCTATTGGGAAAGAGTGGGGACGCGAGGTGCGAAACCAGCGGTTTTTCTGCATGGCGGCCCCGGCGGCGGCGTGAACCCGACGCATCGCCGGGTGTTCGATCCAGATCTTTACGATGTTATCCTGTTCGACCAGCGCGGTTGCGGCCGCTCCACGCCGCATGCGGAACTTGAAGCCAACACCACATGGCATCTGGTTGCCGATATTGAACGGCTGCGTGAACTCTGCGGGTTCGAGAAATGGCTGGTGTTCGGCGGCTCCTGGGGTTCGACGCTGGCTCTTGCCTATGCGGAAACCCATCCCGACCGCGTCAGCGAACTCGTTCTGCGCGGCATCTACACCGTCACCCGGTCGGAACTCGACTGGTACTACCAGTTCGGCGTTTCCGAGATGTACCCGGATCAATGGGAAAAATTCATCGCGCCTATCCCAGAGTCCGAACGCGGCCAGATGATGCAGGCCTATAACCGTTATCTTACCGGCACCGACGAGGCAAAGAAGCTCGAATGCGCCAAGGCCTGGAGCCAGTGGGAGGGTGCGACCATTGCGCTTGTCACCGATCCAGACCGCGTCGCGGATTTCGGTGAGGACAAATATGCGATTGCTTTCGCGCGAATCGAGAACCACTTCTTCGTCAATGGCGGCTGGCTGGAGGACGAACAATTGCTGCGCAATGCCGGCAAGCTCAGGGATATTCCCGGCGTCATCGTGCATGGGCGTTACGACATGCCCTGCCCGCTGAAATATGCCTGGCAGCTCGCCAAGGCATGGCCGAAAGCGGACTTCCATATCATCGAAGCCGCCGGACACGCCATGACCGAGCCGGGCATTCTTGACCAGCTGATCCGCGCCAATGACCGGTTCGCCGGAAAACAGGCAGTCCTTTCAGCGCCTTGGCGCGAAAAGGTTAGAGAATGATTCACGCGGGATCTGCTGCGGGAATCACGACCTCAGCCATTATCCAGCTCATTTCCGTGGCAAGGCGCCCTTTATTCGTGCAGTTATTCTCATGAATGCTTCACGGAAATGAATTGGCTCACGCCAATTTGATCCGATATAACGGAGCATCCCAACAAGTGGTGGTACTCCCATGGCACTCGACAAAACGCTCCCGGCCCAAGAGGGCGGCGATAGCGCGCGCGGTTTTGCTTTCGCGCTTTCAGCCTATCTCCTATGGGGCTTCCTGCCCATCTATATGAAGGCGGTTGCGCATATCTCGCCGATCGAGGTGATCGTTCATCGTGTCGTCTGGTCGGTGCCGATCGCCGCAGCGGTGCTTATCGCAATCGGGCGTACATCGGAGATCAGGAGTGCGCTGAGAAACCCGAAAATGCTGGCCATGGCGAGCCTGACGGCCGCCCTCATCAGCGTGAACTGGGGCATTTATATCTGGGCAATCGGCGCAGGACGGGCGCTCGATGCCGCACTTGGGTATTTCATCAATCCGCTGTTCAGTATCTTCCTCGGCGCAGTGCTGCTGAAGGAGAAGCTCTATCCGGCGCAGATCGCCGCCATCGGCCTCGTCTCCGTAGCCGTGGCCATCCTCACCTGGCATGCGGGCAGCCTGCCCTGGGTCTCCATCGCGCTCACCGTCTCATGGGGCTTTTACGCCTTCTTTCGCAAGACCTTGCCGATCGGCGCCACGCAGGGCTTCCTGCTGGAAGTCATGCTGCTGTCCATCCCGGCCGTGCTGGTCATGATCTGGCTTGCCTTTAGCGGACAAGCCCATTTTATGGGCGGCAATTCCGCCGATACATGGCTTCTGGCGGCGAGCGGCGTGATCACCGCTGTCCCGCTTATCCTCTATGGCAACGGCGCAAAATTGCTGCGGCTATCGACCATCGGCATCATGCAATATATCGCGCCGACGATGATCTTCCTCATCGCAATTTTCATCTTCAAGGAACCCTTTGATACGGTGCGCATGGCCGCCTTTGCGATGATCTGGGCAGCGCTTGCGATCTACACCGCCTCAAGCCTGATGCGGCTCAAGAAGTAAGCTGTTCAGACCTCTTCCCCCGTCATAACGGGGGGACTAATTCAGTAATCCACCAGCAGCTGCTGCGCGCCCACTTCTCCAAAGTGGGGTTTGACACCAAGCAGGCCGGCTGTCTGAGCGATGATCTCACGCGTCATCGGGGCGGCTGTCGATGCCGCCGTGCGTCCACCGTTCACCCCAGTCCTCGGCGCATCGATCATGGTCAGCACGACATATTTCGGCTTGTGCATGGGAAAACCGGCCACGAAGGCGTTGAAGTTGATGTCCTTGGCGTAACGGCCATTGATCACCTTGTCTGCCGTCCCGGTCTTGCCGCCGACATGAAACCCGTCCACCTGCGCGCCGCGGCCGGAACCCTTGATGCCGTTCCAATTGAACAGGTAACGCATGTCGGCGCTCGTCTTGCCGTTGATGACGCTGCGCGCGAGCGATGACGCCGCCTCTTTCGAACGCGGCAGGAAGGTCGGCGCGATCAGGTTTCCGCCATTGATCAGCGCGGCAGCGGCCACCGCCGTCTGCAACGGGGTGGTGGCAACGCCATGGCCGAAGGAGATGGTGACGGAATTGATCTTCTTCCAGTTTCTCGGCTGCGTGGGCGTAGCAACGCCTGGCATTTCCGTGTCCATTCTGGTCAGCAGCCCGAGCTTCGTCAGGAACTGCTGATGGCCCTCGACACCGACCCTGTCCGCCACCGCCGCCGTGCCGATATTCGACGAATATTGAAACACTTCAGGTATGGAAAGCGGCCGGTTCCGGCCCTTGAAATCCTTGATGGTGAAACCGCCCATACGGATCGGCCGTGAGGCATCCACCACCGAACCGAGCGTAATCGCCCCGGCATCCAGACCCATGGCCAGCGTGAAGCTCTTGAAGGTCGAGCCCATCTCGAAGGTGGCGTTGCTCATCCGGTTGAACCAGCCTTTCTCATACTCCCTGTCAATGCTGCCATCGGCGAGGGTGCGGGACGGTTCGTTCGGATCGTAGTCAGGCACCGAGGCCATGGCCAGCACTTCGCCCGTTTCCACATCCAGGATCACCGACCCCGCAGCTTCGGCCTGATAAGCGGTTTTCGCCTTCGCGACCACGTCGCGGACAATGTTCTGGACCCTCAGATCGATGGAAAGCCGGACCGGCTCCAGCGGCGCGCCACTGGCGAGACCCACGGCGCGCAGATCGGCGAGCCCCTGCTGGTCGAGGTAACGTTCCATACCGGCAAGCCCCTGATTATCGACATTGACGTGGCCGACAATATGGGACGCTGTCGGCCCACCGGGATAAAAGCGCCGCTTTTCCGGCCGAAATCCGATACCGGGTAAACCGAGGTTCAGGATATCGGCCTGTTGCCGCGGCGTCAGCTGCCGCCGTAGCCACTGGAACCCGGTGTCCGTGCGCAAACGGCGGTGCGTTTCACGCCAGTCGAGATTGGGGATGACGGTTGCCAGCTTCTCCACCACCTCGTCCGGATCGACGATCCGGCGCGGATCGGCGTAGAGCGACACCATGTTGAGATCGGTCGCAAGCAGCGTGCCATTGCGATCGACGATGTCTGGCCGCGAGGCGATGGCGTTGACGCCGGTATTGATCCACGCGGTGGAAACGGGTTCGGCCAGCCCATATTGAACGAGGCGCGCCGCGGCGACGGCGTAAATCGCAACGAAGACAGCGATCACGAGCGCAAGCCGCGTCTTAGCCTCCGCCCGGCGGCGGGCGACCGAACCGAACACGACCTCCCTACCCCGCAGCGGGTTTCTCTTGATAATGAAATGCGTCCGGCTCTTCAGCCGCATTACAAAAGCAATCATTGCCGATGACACCCACCCGAGGCGGCGGAGCAAAATTCCGCGAAAACCAACGCCTCGGAGACGGTGACACAGGATCAGTCGCTGGGCCACGAAAACGACCGGCGGCAAAAGGCCGCCGTTAAATCTATATTAATATACATTTAAAGTTGTAACGTTCCGCCCAAATGGCCGTTAACGATTGCTCGCTCTAGAGGCGGGAAATCACCGAAGGATCGCCATCGGGGTTCTGCTGCGCCAGCGCCCTGTCGATGATGGCGGGCACGATGTCCTTCACCTCATCGACGATGAGCGGGTTGAGAAGGTGCGCGCGATGGATGAAGCCCTGGTCGCGCATATGCTGCACGAGTTCCAGCATCGGGTTCCAGAAACCGTTGATATTGGCAAAGACCATTGGCTTGGCGTGACGGCCGAGCTGTGCCCAGGTCATGATCTCCACGATCTCTTCCAGCGTGCCGACGCCGCCCGGCAGGGTTACGAAAGCATCCGAGCGCTCGAACATCATATGTTTGCGCTCATGCATGTCCTTGGTGATGACAAGCTCGTTCAATTGTCCGAGAGAATGGCGTGTTGCCTCCATGTCGACCAGAAATTCCGGTATGATGCCGGTCACTTCGCCGCCATTGGAAAGGACGCCGCTGGCAACCGCGCCCATGATCCCCTTGGTACCGCCGCCATAGACGAGGCGAATGCCGTTTTCGGCGATGGCTTTCCCAAGCGCGCGGCCTGCTTCCATATGGGCGGGATCACGTCCGGGCTGGGAGCCGCAATAAACGCAGATGGATCGAATCGTTGTATTTTTGTCCGTCATGCAGGGAAGGAACTATGCGCGCTGCGGCACGTCAAGAAAATTTGGGAAATCCCTTGCAAATATGGCCTTTTGGCCACACGCCGCTTGTCTGTCGCAAGGTAAGACGCTAGCAATCTCAACTCATGTTCAAAGCTTGGAATACCCGGAGCGCACAGGATGAAAAATAACAAAGCCGGTTTGCTGGCGCTGATCGTGCTGGGAATTGCCTCCCTGCTCATGATCTTTTTCGTCCTGCCGCGGATTTCGAACGACGGCAAACCGATCGGTGACGCCATCAACGAGGCCGGCAACGCCGTAAAGAACAGCGTTGAAATGGGCGCTGACAAAGCGGGCGACATCCTCTCCGACGCAGCAGAGGAAACGGCCAACATCGCCGACAAGGTCGGTCGTCGCGCCGCCTCCGCTACGCAGTCCATCAAGGATCTCTCGGGCCTTTTCGCCGACAACAAGGTTCCTTCCGATGCTGATTTCGCAGCTGCCCGCAAGAAGGTCGAGGCCTCTCTGAAGGAACTCACGAATATCGACATCCCCGAGTCGCTGGATGAAACGACATCGCGGCTCATTACCACCGCCCGCGCTGCGGCCGAACGCACAACGGCGTTCCTGCGCGGCCTGCCCGACAGTGCAGCAGCGGCGGCGGCACAGGTGCGCCGCCTGGCCGGTGTGTTCGCGGGCACAGACGATGGTGCGCCAAGGCCCGTTCAGCCGGTTGCTCCTTCAGCACCGACGCAAACACAGGCTCCGGCGCAGACCCCGGCTGGCGGCAGCGCCGCGCAGGCGACCACCGGCGCGCCGACGTTCGACGTCTTGCGTGTGGAGCCTGATGGCTCGGCTGTGATTGCAGGCAAGGCACAGCCCGGCGGTAAACTCGAGATTTTGAGCAACGGCAAGGTCATCGCCGAGACGAAGATCGATGGAAGCGGCGATTTCGCTGCCGTCTTCGACAATCCCCTGCCGCCCGGCGACCACGAGCTGGTGCTCCGCTCCACGGACGCAAACGGCAAGGCCACGCAGTCCGAAGAAGTGGCGACAGTCTCCGTGCCGCAGAACAAATCCGGCGAACTGCTGGCCATGGTTTCAAAACCCGGCGAGGCAAGCCGGGTGCTGGCCATGCCGGATGCGGCCCCGGCGGCACTCCAGCCACAGGCGACGGCCGCACAGCAGCCGGCAGCGACGACCGGGAACAGCGCAAATGCCGCCACCGCCCCGGTCGCGGGCAGTGCACCTTCTGCTGCTGCGCCGCTGACCTCGAGCGTCCAGGTCACCGCCGTCGAATTCGAAGGATCGAAGATTTTCGTGGCCGGCTCCGCGCCCGCCGGTTCGACGGTTCGCGCGCTCGTCGATGAGACGGAAATCGGCAAGACCGCGACAGAAGCGTCGGGGCATTTCGTCATCGAAGGCAATGTGGAGCTGGCTGTCGGCAGCCATATCGTCACCGTCGAAGAGCTGAATGCGGATGGCACCGCCAAGGTGCGTGTGCGCGTTCCCTTCGAGCGGCCGCAGACCGATCAGGCAACCGTTGCGATGCAGGCTCCCTCCGCCTCGCCAGCGGCCACGACATCAGCGGCACCATCGGAAAACCAGAGCACGGCGAGCGACCGCGCCGCTTTCGAAAAGCTGCGCGACGATGTTGCCAAGGCTTTTGGCATTCTCTCCAATCTATACCGGGATCAGGCGACGCCCGCGCTTGATCAGGCGATCGCAGGCCGCTCGGCAGTCGTGATCGCGCTGAAATCGCTCTCCGAGTTCCGCACGGCCGCTGCAACCGAGCCTGCCTTCACGGCCTTCGTTGGCGATATCGCGGCCAAGGCGCGTCAGGTGCAAGCGACGGTCGAGGCATGGCCGAACGATGTCGCAGCCATCGGCAAGGGCATCGCCGCGCTCGCAAGCCGCCTTGCCGAACTGCACATTACCGCGCCCGCTGCTCCTGCTCCGCAGGCACCTGCCGGCCCGCAGACCTTCGAACAGGCACCCCTCGCCGAAAGCCAGAACAGTGTCATCATCCGCCGGGGCGACACGTTGTGGCAGATTTCCCGTCGCGTTTACGGACAGGGCGTGCGTTACACGACGATCTACCTCGCTAACGAGGACCAGATCAAAAACCCTGACCTGATCGAGCCCGGCCAGATTTTCGGCGTGCCGAAAAAAGCGCTGCCGAATGCGGAAGAACTCCACCGCAAGCGGCTGAAGAGCGGCTCCTGACCGTTGACGCGTTGCAGTAAGCCCGCAACGACCCTATCTGTGACACGCGCGGCGGCTTGAGCAAAGCCGCCGTCCTGCTGTCGGCTTCCGGCAGTGACCGGAGAGAATGATGGCCAAGACCAAAAAAACGATTTCAGCGGATTCCAGCAATCCGACCCAGACCCTTATCAATCTTTGGCCCTATATGTGGCCCGAGGGTCGGTGGGACCTGAAGATGCGGGTCATCTGGGCAACGATATTTCTGGTCGTTGCCAAGCTGGTGCTGATCGCCGTTCCCTATTTTTTCAAATGGGCGACCGATGCACTGAATGGCAAGCTCGATATGGCGGGACTGGTTCCGGCCTTCCTGCTCGGCGCTGTGGCGCTCGTCATTGCCTATAATCTGACGCGGCTGATCCAGATTGGCCTGAACCAGCTGCGCGATTCGCTTTTTGCCAGCGTCGGCCAGCATGCCGTGCGTCAACTCGCCTACAGAACGTTCGTTCACATGCACCGGCTTTCACTGCGTTTCCATCTGGAACGCAAGACCGGCGGGCTGTCGCGGATTATCGAGCGTGGCACCAAGGGCATCGAGACCATCGTCCGTTTCACCATCCTCAACACCGCGCCAACCTTCATCGAATTCCTGCTGACGGCCATCATTTTCTGGGCCTCCTACGGCTTCTCCTATGTGCTCGTCACCGTCGTTACGGTGTGGGCCTATATCTGGTTCACCGTGCGGGCCAGCAACTGGCGTATCGGCATCCGCCGCGCCATGAACGACAGCGATACCGACGCCAATACCAAGGCGATCGACTCGCTTCTGAATTTCGAAACGGTCAAATATTTCGGCAATGAGGAGATGGAGGCGCGACGTTTCGATGTCGCCATGGAGCGATACGAAAAATCAGCGATCTCCATCTGGACGTCGCTCGGCTGGCTGAACTTCGGCCAGGGCGTGATCTTCGGCATCGGCTCCACGATCATGATGGTCATGTCGGCGCTGGCCGTCCAGCGGGGCGAACAGACCATCGGCGATTTCGTCTTCGTCAATGCGTTGCTTCTGCAGCTTTCGGTGCCGCTCAATTTCATCGGCTTCGTCTACCGCGAAATCCGCCAGGGGCTGACCGATATCGAGCAGATGTTCGATCTCCTGGAGGTGGAAGCGGAAGTGACCGACAGTCCGGATGCAAAACCGCTTGCGGCTGGCCCGGGCGCCATCTCCTTCCGTGACGTGCATTTCGCCTATGACCCGGAGCGTCCGATCCTGAAGGGCATCTCTTTCGACGTGCCAGCGGGCAAGACGGTGGCGATCGTCGGCCCTTCGGGTGCGGGAAAATCCACGATCTCGCGGCTGCTCTATCGGTTCTACGACATTCAGGAAGGCTCCATTACCGTCGACGGGCAGGACATTCGCGACGTGACGCAAAAGAGCCTTCGCTCGGTTATCGGCATGGTGCCGCAGGACACGGTGCTGTTCAACGACACGCTGGCCTACAATATCCGCTATGGCCGCCCCTCCGCCACCGACGAAGATCTGAAAGCGGCAGCGGATGCGGCGCAGATCAGCGCCTTCATCGGCAAGCTGCCGGAGGGTTACGCGACGATGGTCGGCGAACGCGGCCTGAAGCTATCCGGCGGCGAAAAGCAGCGGGTGGCAATTGCACGAACGATCCTCAAAGCGCCGCCCATCCTCATTCTCGATGAGGCGACGTCGGCCCTCGATACGCATACCGAGCAGGAAATCCAGAGCGCCCTCGACATCGTCTCGAAGAACCGGACGACGCTCGTCATCGCCCACCGCCTTTCCACGGTCATCCACGCAGACGAAATCATCGTGCTGAAGGACGGTCTGATCGCCGAACGGGGCACCCACGCCTCACTGATGGCGCAGAACGGTCTCTATGCCTCGATGTGGAGCCGCCAGCGCGAGGCAATCCGGGCGGAGGAGATGCTGCGCCATGTGCGGGAAACCGACGATCTCGGCGTCATCGATCGTGGCGAGCCCGCGCATTGAGGCGCATAACCCCTGGTAACCGGGGCTCATGGCCCCCGGCCCATTGCCGGGCGGCCCTTTTGGCTGTAACCAGCTAGGCAAATTTGTCGCAATGCCGTGTGGATCGTGTCGTATCACGATCACATATAAAGGCGACAGAGGAAAACCGGAGCAAGGAATCTCATGAATCTGTTCGACACCATTCGCAACACCATCGTACCGATCCACAAGGAAGGTTATGTCTTCGTGGCGGCCTTCTTCGTCGCTTCGCTGGTGCTCGGCTGGATCGCCGAACCGCTTTTCTGGGTCGGCCTCGTGCTGACGGCCTGGTGCGCGTACTTCTTCCGTGACCCCGAGCGCGTGACGCCGCAGGATGACGATCTCATCATCAGCCCTGCCGATGGCCGGGTATCTGCCGTGCAGAGCGTTGTTCCGCCGCTTGAACTGGAACTCGGCAAGGAACCGCTGGTGCGCATCTCGGTGTTCATGAACGTGTTCAACTGCCATGTGAACCGTTCGCCTGTGCGCGGTCGCATCGTCAATATTGCTTACCGTCCTGGCCTTTTCCTCAACGCTGAAGTCGACAAGGCGTCCGAGGACAATGAGCGCAACGGTCTGGTCATCGAGACCTCGCATGGCAAGGTCGGCGTGGTGCAGATTGCCGGCATGGTCGCCCGCCGTATCGTGTGCTGGGTGAAGCCGAATGAACCAGTTGATGCCGGAGAGCGTTTCGGCCTTATCCGCTTCGGTTCGCGCCTCGACATCTTCCTTCCCGCTGGTTTCGAGCCGCGCGTATCGGTCGGCCAGACGGCAATTGCCGGTGAAACCGTGCTTGCCGAATTCGGCTCGGCCAAGGGTCCGGTCCTCAGCCGCCGCGGCTGAGGGTAAACAGGAAGGGCATGCGCATGGAAACGTCGATTTCGGAGACGCAGCAGAACGGAAAAGCCGATGGCCGCAGCGACAGCGGCCGTGGCCCGCGACTGCGCGAAATTCCCTTTCGTCTTCTGGTCCCCAATCTCATCACCGTTCTGGCGATCTGTGCGGGCCTGAGCGGTGTGCGCCTTGCTTTCGAGGGGCGTTTCGAACTCGCCGTCGGCATGGTGCTGCTCGCGGCTTTCCTCGATGGCGTCGACGGCCGTGTCGCCCGCATGATGAAGGCGACATCCAAATTCGGCGAGCAGATGGATTCGCTTGCCGATATCGTGAATTTCGGCGTCGCCCCTGCCCTCGTCGTCTACGCTTATCTGCTTGATCAGGCGCGTTCCATCGGCTGGATCGCCGCGCTCATCTATGTCATTGCCGCCGGCCTGCGTCTGGCACGTTTCAACGTCATGATCGAGCGCCCGGTGAAAGCCCCCTGGCAAAACGAGTTCTTTGTCGGCGTGCCGGCGCCTATGGGCGCAATGCTGGTGCTTCTCCCGGTCTATCTTGGCTTTCTCGGCGTCGAGCCGGACAAGCCTTTCGCTTACGTCGCCGCCGCCTATACGGTGCTGATCGGCTACCTTCTCATCAGCCGACTTCCGGTCTGGTCTGGCAAATCCGGCACCAGCCGCATCCGTCGCGACCTGGTGCTGCCGATGATCCTCGTCGTCGTTCTCTATGTCGCGATGCTCATGAGCTTCACATGGGAAGTTCTGGTGCTGACGGTTGCTGCCTACCTGGTCTTCATTCCCATCAGTGCCCGCCTCTGGCACCGCCGCTACGGTACTCTGACGATCGAGGAAGACGGCCATGATGATTCCAACGGTGGTAACGGCCTCGACCGCAGCATTTAAAACCGAAGGTTGATTTCTCTCCCGCCAAGCCGGCGGAGGGTGTGACGCAAAATGTCGCAGCCGGGAAAGCCGGCTTCGTTTTTCTTCGCCTCGAATCCGTCAAGATTAGCCGCGAAAGAAATGGCTCACACGCATCGCAGA
This genomic interval from Agrobacterium tumefaciens contains the following:
- a CDS encoding ABCB family ABC transporter ATP-binding protein/permease encodes the protein MAKTKKTISADSSNPTQTLINLWPYMWPEGRWDLKMRVIWATIFLVVAKLVLIAVPYFFKWATDALNGKLDMAGLVPAFLLGAVALVIAYNLTRLIQIGLNQLRDSLFASVGQHAVRQLAYRTFVHMHRLSLRFHLERKTGGLSRIIERGTKGIETIVRFTILNTAPTFIEFLLTAIIFWASYGFSYVLVTVVTVWAYIWFTVRASNWRIGIRRAMNDSDTDANTKAIDSLLNFETVKYFGNEEMEARRFDVAMERYEKSAISIWTSLGWLNFGQGVIFGIGSTIMMVMSALAVQRGEQTIGDFVFVNALLLQLSVPLNFIGFVYREIRQGLTDIEQMFDLLEVEAEVTDSPDAKPLAAGPGAISFRDVHFAYDPERPILKGISFDVPAGKTVAIVGPSGAGKSTISRLLYRFYDIQEGSITVDGQDIRDVTQKSLRSVIGMVPQDTVLFNDTLAYNIRYGRPSATDEDLKAAADAAQISAFIGKLPEGYATMVGERGLKLSGGEKQRVAIARTILKAPPILILDEATSALDTHTEQEIQSALDIVSKNRTTLVIAHRLSTVIHADEIIVLKDGLIAERGTHASLMAQNGLYASMWSRQREAIRAEEMLRHVRETDDLGVIDRGEPAH
- a CDS encoding phosphatidylserine decarboxylase, which gives rise to MNLFDTIRNTIVPIHKEGYVFVAAFFVASLVLGWIAEPLFWVGLVLTAWCAYFFRDPERVTPQDDDLIISPADGRVSAVQSVVPPLELELGKEPLVRISVFMNVFNCHVNRSPVRGRIVNIAYRPGLFLNAEVDKASEDNERNGLVIETSHGKVGVVQIAGMVARRIVCWVKPNEPVDAGERFGLIRFGSRLDIFLPAGFEPRVSVGQTAIAGETVLAEFGSAKGPVLSRRG
- the pssA gene encoding CDP-diacylglycerol--serine O-phosphatidyltransferase; this encodes METSISETQQNGKADGRSDSGRGPRLREIPFRLLVPNLITVLAICAGLSGVRLAFEGRFELAVGMVLLAAFLDGVDGRVARMMKATSKFGEQMDSLADIVNFGVAPALVVYAYLLDQARSIGWIAALIYVIAAGLRLARFNVMIERPVKAPWQNEFFVGVPAPMGAMLVLLPVYLGFLGVEPDKPFAYVAAAYTVLIGYLLISRLPVWSGKSGTSRIRRDLVLPMILVVVLYVAMLMSFTWEVLVLTVAAYLVFIPISARLWHRRYGTLTIEEDGHDDSNGGNGLDRSI
- a CDS encoding LysM peptidoglycan-binding domain-containing protein, which codes for MKNNKAGLLALIVLGIASLLMIFFVLPRISNDGKPIGDAINEAGNAVKNSVEMGADKAGDILSDAAEETANIADKVGRRAASATQSIKDLSGLFADNKVPSDADFAAARKKVEASLKELTNIDIPESLDETTSRLITTARAAAERTTAFLRGLPDSAAAAAAQVRRLAGVFAGTDDGAPRPVQPVAPSAPTQTQAPAQTPAGGSAAQATTGAPTFDVLRVEPDGSAVIAGKAQPGGKLEILSNGKVIAETKIDGSGDFAAVFDNPLPPGDHELVLRSTDANGKATQSEEVATVSVPQNKSGELLAMVSKPGEASRVLAMPDAAPAALQPQATAAQQPAATTGNSANAATAPVAGSAPSAAAPLTSSVQVTAVEFEGSKIFVAGSAPAGSTVRALVDETEIGKTATEASGHFVIEGNVELAVGSHIVTVEELNADGTAKVRVRVPFERPQTDQATVAMQAPSASPAATTSAAPSENQSTASDRAAFEKLRDDVAKAFGILSNLYRDQATPALDQAIAGRSAVVIALKSLSEFRTAAATEPAFTAFVGDIAAKARQVQATVEAWPNDVAAIGKGIAALASRLAELHITAPAAPAPQAPAGPQTFEQAPLAESQNSVIIRRGDTLWQISRRVYGQGVRYTTIYLANEDQIKNPDLIEPGQIFGVPKKALPNAEELHRKRLKSGS